A portion of the Magnolia sinica isolate HGM2019 chromosome 17, MsV1, whole genome shotgun sequence genome contains these proteins:
- the LOC131231552 gene encoding beta-glucosidase 22-like isoform X3, translating into MLGLSSLFLLLLLTLSVVGYSQNTPKLSRDDFPPGFVLGAGTSAFQVEGAVAEDGRPPSVWDTFTHAGKMQDKSTADVTSDQYHKYKEDVKLMSKMGLDAYRFSISWSRLLPHGRGAVNPKGIQYYNNLIDELISHGIQPHVTIHHLDLPQILEDEYGGWLSPKIVEDFTAYADVCFREFGDRVAHWTTLNEPNAVAVVSYDMGFLPPQRCSYPFGFNCTVGNSSVEPYIVVHHALLAHASAATLYRQKYQAKQKGLIGLNVYSYWFIPLTNSTADVNAAQRALDFSNGWIVHPVVYGDYPEIMKKNAGSRIPSFTRSESEQVKGSIDFLGVNHYTTAYIQDDSNGPKSNVRDFNADMFAKFQFSKDDSPSGQILPIKMPVVPSGLQSLLEYYKNDYGNLPIYVQENGFGGPQNESLNDTARAEYISGYLNATLSAIRNGSNTKGYFVWSFLDVFEFLAGYVQRYGLYHVDFKDKTRSRQPKFSAHWYADLLKKSQEMKIEMATQQAMAHPTQ; encoded by the exons ATGTTGGGTCTAtcttctctatttcttcttcttcttctaacctTATCAGTAGTTGGTTATTCCCAAAATACCCCTAAACTCAGCAGAGATGATTTCCCACCGGGCTTTGTTTTGGGTGCTGGAACCTCAGCTTTTCAg GTTGAAGGTGCGGTAGCTGAGGATGGAAGGCCTCCGAGTGTTTGGGACACTTTCACTCATGCAG GGAAAATGCAGGACAAGAGCACAGCAGACGTAACTTCGGACCAATACCACAAATACAAG GAAGATGTGAAGCTCATGAGCAAGATGGGTCTAGATGCCTACAGATTTTCCATCTCCTGGTCAAGGCTCCTCCCAC ATGGGAGAGGAGCCGTTAATCCGAAAGGCATCCAGTACTACAATAATCTCATCGACGAACTGATCAGCCACG GAATTCAACCACATgttaccatccaccatttggatCTCCCTCAAATACTTGAAGATGAATATGGAGGATGGCTCAGCCCAAAAATAGT GGAAGATTTTACAGCCTATGCAGATGTATGCTTTAGAGAATTTGGTGATAGGGTGGCCCACTGGACCACCCTAAATGAACCCAACGCCGTAGCCGTTGTATCTTACGACATGGGCTTCCTTCCACCTCAGCGATGCTCCTACCCATTTGGCTTCAACTGCACAGTTGGCAACTCCTCCGTGGAGCCGTACATTGTGGTCCACCATGCCTTGTTGGCACATGCATCAGCTGCCACGTTGTATAGACAAAAATACCAA GCCAAGCAAAAGGGTTTGATAGGCTTGAATGTATATAGTTACTGGTTTATCCCTCTTACAAACTCCACAGCAGACGTTAACGCAGCACAAAGAGCCCTCGATTTCTCCAATGGGTG GATTGTCCACCCGGTGGTGTACGGAGACTATCCAGAGATCATGAAGAAGAATGCAGGATCAAGGATCCCATCTTTCACCAGATCTGAATCAGAACAGGTGAAGGGCTCGATCGACTTCCTTGGTGTGAACCATTACACAACGGCCTACATACAGGACGACTCTAACGGCCCGAAAAGCAACGTGCGAGACTTCAATGCGGATATGTTTGCTAAATTCCAAT TTTCAAAAGATGATTCACCGAGTGGTCAG ATCCTGCCAATCAAGATGCCAGTCGTTCCGTCTGGCTTGCAAAGCTTGCTAGAATACTACAAAAATGACTACGGCAATCTACCAATCTATGTCCAAGAAAATG gttttggtgggccccaaaatgagtcACTCAACGACACGGCCCGAGCGGAGTATATAAGTGGATACCTTAATGCAACGCTAAGCGCGatcag GAACGGATCAAACACCAAAGGATACTTTGTGTGGTCATTCCTAGATGTTTTTGAATTCTTGGCTGGATATGTGCAGAGGTATGGGCTTTATCATGTGGATTTTAAGGATAAGACCCGTTCAAGACAGCCCAAATTCTCAGCCCATTGGTATGCGGATTTGCTCAAGAAAAGCCAGGAAATGAAGATAGAGATGGCCACCCAGCAAGCAATGGCCCATCCTAcccagtag